One part of the Bacteroidota bacterium genome encodes these proteins:
- a CDS encoding thioredoxin-like domain-containing protein — protein MRILKISLSVFFSVVTLLSVAQKKAPQKANTENNKSKNDKPGHELNITIKGYANKLFYLGYYFGDKQYLRDSAVTDTKGKMVFKGTDVLEGGVYLIATADKALLFDFVVTEQKFTLETDSSSLIDNMKTTNTPENEVFFAYTKFASKMGREASQLEPKIKEAKEQKNKEEEDKLLAQYKQMMTQLNEERKRIATENPNMLISKIFSMMKEVDVPDAPKDSKGQIIDSNFQYEYYKNHYFDNFDFSDNRISRTPIFFPKFETFILKVTPQIPDSIIKAADQVLKLAEKGSENFKFCLFWTTNHYEASQFMGMDAVFVHLIDNYYAKGKAYWVDSLLIWRMKDKCDKLRNNLLGVKARNLSMQDTSGKYHSLYNMDADYTLVFFWNATCGHCKEEMPKIVKAYKELNNGIAPKAKLKFDVFSVSLTEDPTEWKKYLNEQKLPWKLHLYDPLNETNFRVLYDVFSTPVIYIIDKNKKIVAKRIPADQIKEFIDNMEKDKLTN, from the coding sequence ATGCGTATTTTAAAAATATCATTATCCGTTTTTTTTAGTGTGGTTACACTGTTAAGTGTGGCTCAAAAAAAAGCTCCTCAAAAAGCAAATACTGAAAATAATAAGTCGAAAAACGATAAGCCGGGGCATGAACTGAATATAACTATTAAAGGCTATGCCAATAAATTATTTTACTTAGGATACTATTTTGGCGATAAACAATACCTGCGTGATAGTGCTGTTACTGACACCAAAGGTAAAATGGTTTTTAAAGGAACCGATGTATTAGAAGGCGGTGTTTATTTAATAGCTACTGCCGATAAAGCATTGTTATTTGATTTTGTGGTAACCGAACAAAAGTTCACGTTAGAAACAGATAGTTCGTCATTAATTGACAACATGAAAACCACCAATACACCGGAAAATGAAGTGTTTTTTGCGTATACCAAATTTGCTTCGAAAATGGGAAGAGAAGCCAGCCAGTTGGAACCCAAAATTAAAGAAGCCAAAGAGCAAAAGAATAAAGAAGAAGAAGATAAATTATTAGCTCAGTACAAACAAATGATGACCCAGCTAAATGAGGAACGTAAAAGAATAGCTACCGAAAACCCCAATATGCTTATCAGTAAAATATTCAGCATGATGAAAGAAGTAGATGTACCCGATGCACCAAAAGATAGCAAAGGCCAAATTATAGATTCAAACTTTCAGTACGAGTATTATAAAAACCATTACTTCGATAATTTTGATTTTAGCGACAATAGAATTTCACGTACACCTATTTTCTTTCCAAAGTTTGAAACCTTTATTTTAAAAGTGACTCCGCAAATTCCTGATAGCATTATAAAAGCTGCTGATCAGGTATTAAAGTTAGCAGAAAAAGGAAGCGAAAACTTTAAGTTTTGTTTGTTCTGGACAACCAATCATTACGAAGCTTCGCAGTTTATGGGTATGGATGCTGTTTTTGTACATTTAATTGATAATTACTATGCAAAAGGCAAAGCTTATTGGGTTGATAGTTTATTGATTTGGCGTATGAAAGACAAATGTGATAAATTACGCAATAACCTGTTAGGGGTAAAAGCCAGAAACTTGAGCATGCAGGATACAAGCGGTAAATACCATAGCTTATACAACATGGATGCTGATTATACATTGGTGTTTTTCTGGAATGCCACCTGCGGACATTGTAAAGAAGAAATGCCTAAAATAGTGAAAGCATACAAAGAGCTAAACAACGGAATTGCTCCAAAAGCCAAATTAAAGTTTGATGTATTTTCAGTGAGCTTAACCGAAGATCCTACTGAGTGGAAAAAATACTTAAACGAGCAAAAATTACCATGGAAACTACATTTGTACGATCCATTAAATGAAACCAATTTCAGAGTGTTATACGATGTGTTTAGCACACCGGTAATTTATATTATTGATAAGAATAAAAAGATTGTAGCCAAGCGCATTCCTGCTGACCAAATAAAAGAGTTTATTGACAACATGGAGAAAGATAAATTAACTAATTAA
- a CDS encoding 3-hydroxybutyryl-CoA dehydrogenase encodes MKNITVIGSGTMGNGIAHTFAQYGYQVNLIDVNETALQKALATIAKNLDRQVSKGSITEADKIATLGNITTFTSLKDAAANADLVVEAASENMAIKLDIFKQLDEICPAHTILASNTSSISITKIASVTKRADKVIGMHFMNPVPVMKLVEVINGFKTSKEVTDTIITLSKAVGKIPALANDYAGFIANRILMPMINEAIFCLQQGVGSVESIDTVMKLGMAHPMGPLQLADFIGLDVCLAIMNVLHEGLGDHRYAPSPLLVNMVTAGNLGVKSGEGFYVYTAGSKDLVVSDRFANFG; translated from the coding sequence ATGAAAAACATAACTGTAATTGGCTCGGGTACTATGGGCAATGGTATTGCTCACACATTCGCTCAGTATGGCTACCAGGTTAATTTAATTGATGTAAATGAAACTGCTTTACAAAAAGCATTAGCTACTATTGCTAAAAATTTAGATAGACAAGTAAGCAAAGGCAGCATTACTGAAGCTGATAAAATAGCTACTTTAGGAAACATTACTACGTTTACCAGCTTAAAAGATGCAGCAGCCAATGCAGACTTAGTGGTAGAAGCAGCCAGTGAAAACATGGCTATTAAATTAGATATTTTTAAGCAGTTGGATGAAATATGTCCTGCACATACTATTTTGGCTTCTAATACTTCATCTATATCTATAACTAAAATAGCAAGTGTTACTAAACGTGCTGATAAGGTTATTGGTATGCACTTTATGAACCCGGTACCTGTTATGAAACTGGTAGAGGTTATTAATGGTTTTAAAACAAGCAAAGAAGTTACTGATACTATTATTACTTTATCAAAAGCAGTGGGTAAAATACCTGCTTTGGCTAACGACTATGCAGGCTTTATAGCTAACCGTATTTTAATGCCTATGATTAACGAAGCTATTTTCTGTTTACAACAAGGTGTTGGTTCGGTTGAATCAATTGATACGGTAATGAAATTAGGTATGGCTCATCCAATGGGTCCATTGCAATTAGCCGATTTTATTGGTTTAGATGTTTGCTTAGCTATTATGAATGTATTACACGAAGGTTTAGGCGACCACCGTTATGCTCCATCTCCTTTATTGGTTAACATGGTTACTGCCGGTAACTTAGGTGTTAAATCTGGCGAAGGTTTTTATGTATACACAGCGGGTAGCAAAGACTTAGTAGTAAGTGACCGTTTTGCTAACTTTGGATAA
- a CDS encoding 2OG-Fe(II) oxygenase, translated as MILFDFIEANKEKYREQFLTAKPFPHIAVDGICDEAKLNTLYNNIPDIEVASADYVFAKNKFEKSKFKDLGGLFEELYNDLISERFKNWVAYITNEDIFIDTTFYGGGIHQGKQGSFLDMHADFNYHPLVENWYRNLNLLLYINKDWQEGHGGHLQLEDGRTGEKTAVAIPFNRLAIMHCRAYTLHGYNPISFPEGKYRTSIAAYAYTVHENHLEASRTTVWHVKKDNPIKYALSKIWVPAVKLKSLFSKSNTAKH; from the coding sequence ATGATACTATTTGATTTTATTGAAGCCAACAAAGAAAAATACCGCGAACAGTTTTTAACGGCCAAGCCTTTTCCTCATATAGCTGTAGATGGCATTTGTGATGAGGCTAAGTTAAATACTTTGTATAATAACATACCTGATATTGAAGTAGCGAGCGCTGATTATGTTTTTGCCAAAAACAAATTTGAGAAGTCAAAATTTAAAGACTTGGGTGGCCTTTTTGAAGAACTGTATAATGATTTAATCAGTGAAAGGTTTAAAAACTGGGTTGCTTACATTACCAATGAAGATATTTTTATTGATACTACTTTTTATGGCGGAGGCATACACCAGGGTAAACAAGGAAGCTTTTTAGATATGCATGCTGATTTCAACTACCACCCTTTGGTTGAAAACTGGTATCGAAATTTAAACTTATTGCTATATATTAATAAAGACTGGCAAGAAGGCCATGGCGGGCACTTGCAGTTAGAGGACGGCAGAACGGGCGAAAAAACAGCGGTAGCAATTCCTTTTAACCGATTAGCTATTATGCATTGTCGTGCTTATACATTGCATGGTTATAACCCTATTAGTTTTCCTGAAGGTAAATATAGAACATCTATAGCCGCTTATGCTTATACTGTTCATGAAAATCACTTAGAAGCATCGCGAACAACTGTATGGCATGTAAAAAAAGATAATCCTATTAAATATGCTTTATCAAAAATATGGGTACCTGCTGTTAAACTTAAAAGTTTGTTTTCAAAAAGTAATACGGCTAAACACTAA
- a CDS encoding DUF5329 family protein produces MKKILLLSALLYVGKVNASIGFAAPFIYLQIISEEQKIEKLIAYLEKSDAVFIRNGKEYPGKEAAEHLRMKRKKAGSKVKTAKDFIDYIASKSSMSGDAYKMKFKNGSIFNTRDVLYNELRKLEKEKS; encoded by the coding sequence ATGAAAAAAATATTGTTGTTATCCGCTCTTTTATATGTAGGTAAAGTAAATGCCAGCATTGGTTTTGCTGCACCTTTCATTTATTTACAAATTATTTCTGAAGAGCAAAAAATAGAAAAATTGATAGCTTACCTTGAAAAAAGCGATGCGGTTTTTATAAGAAACGGAAAGGAATACCCGGGTAAAGAAGCGGCTGAGCACTTGCGTATGAAACGTAAAAAAGCAGGTAGTAAAGTAAAAACTGCCAAAGATTTCATTGACTATATAGCCAGTAAATCATCCATGAGTGGAGATGCTTATAAAATGAAATTTAAAAATGGTTCTATATTTAATACTCGCGATGTATTATACAATGAGCTAAGAAAATTAGAAAAAGAAAAGAGCTAA
- a CDS encoding sodium:proton antiporter, producing the protein MHTIPPLILVFPFIGLLLMIATGPIFFQKLWHHHYPKISVGLGLIVFLYYGFVMDNFLHPLETIAEYISFISLLVILFVASGGIYVFIDVESKPLTNIIFLFIAAILTNLVGTTGASVLLIRPFMRINRYRLQPYHIVFFIFIVSNLGGLLTPIGDPPLFMGYLKGVPFEYTIIHLFPKWIVAIAGILLVFFLVDRKNTKLDEVDSNIHYTNKVLINGKRNFIWLLIGIASIFIDPNLIDILPHIDIAGKKISFIREIIQLSAAFFCFRLSDKKALLSNDFSFEPIKEVAWLFIGIFLTMIPALQWLEHLAQDPAISNKISASVAYWFSGVFSSVLDNAPTYLNVFAVVLAKFGFSIESVESVRAFLKTEHINYLSALSTGAVFFGAMTYIGNGPNFMVKSIADQAGVKMPSFGTYIFKYSIPYLLPVLVLVWLLFYC; encoded by the coding sequence ATGCATACTATTCCCCCTTTAATACTAGTATTTCCCTTCATCGGTTTATTATTAATGATAGCAACGGGGCCCATTTTTTTTCAAAAACTATGGCACCACCATTATCCTAAAATTAGTGTGGGTTTAGGTCTAATTGTATTTTTGTATTATGGTTTTGTGATGGATAATTTTTTGCATCCGTTAGAAACCATAGCAGAGTATATTTCTTTCATCAGCTTGCTGGTTATATTATTTGTGGCCAGTGGCGGTATTTATGTTTTTATAGATGTAGAGAGTAAACCACTTACCAATATAATATTTTTATTTATAGCAGCTATTTTAACCAATTTGGTAGGCACAACAGGTGCTTCCGTTTTATTGATAAGGCCTTTTATGCGTATCAATCGTTATCGCTTACAACCTTACCATATTGTATTTTTTATTTTTATTGTTTCCAATTTAGGGGGTTTGTTAACACCCATTGGCGACCCTCCTTTGTTTATGGGTTATTTAAAAGGGGTCCCTTTTGAATATACTATCATTCATTTATTTCCTAAATGGATAGTAGCCATAGCAGGTATTTTATTGGTGTTCTTTTTGGTAGATAGAAAAAACACCAAATTGGATGAAGTAGATTCAAATATACATTACACCAACAAAGTATTGATTAACGGGAAACGCAATTTTATATGGCTTTTAATAGGGATTGCCAGTATTTTTATTGATCCTAATTTAATTGATATATTGCCTCATATAGATATAGCAGGTAAAAAAATATCGTTTATAAGAGAAATTATACAGTTAAGTGCCGCATTCTTTTGCTTCAGATTATCAGATAAAAAGGCCTTGTTAAGCAACGATTTTTCATTTGAACCCATTAAAGAAGTAGCCTGGTTATTTATAGGTATTTTTTTAACCATGATTCCAGCTTTGCAATGGTTAGAACATTTGGCTCAAGACCCTGCTATCAGTAATAAAATATCAGCTAGTGTGGCCTATTGGTTTAGTGGTGTATTTTCAAGTGTTTTAGATAATGCTCCAACCTACTTAAATGTATTTGCAGTTGTATTGGCTAAGTTTGGCTTTAGTATAGAAAGCGTGGAGAGCGTTAGGGCTTTTTTAAAGACAGAACATATCAATTACCTATCAGCATTATCCACAGGAGCGGTTTTTTTTGGTGCGATGACTTATATAGGGAATGGGCCCAATTTTATGGTCAAATCAATTGCCGATCAGGCGGGTGTTAAAATGCCAAGTTTTGGTACTTATATTTTTAAATACAGTATTCCTTATTTGTTGCCCGTTTTAGTATTGGTTTGGTTGTTGTTTTATTGCTAA
- the ytxJ gene encoding bacillithiol system redox-active protein YtxJ — MNWNQLTQVAELNTINEESNSQKILVFKHSTRCNISSSALNRLERNWNDTTDSEKLKPYYLDLIAHRDISAEIASKWNIEHESPQVLVIENGKCIYNNSHLGIDYEELMAL, encoded by the coding sequence ATGAACTGGAATCAATTAACGCAAGTAGCGGAACTAAATACAATTAACGAAGAATCGAATTCGCAAAAAATATTAGTGTTTAAACACAGTACACGCTGTAATATCAGTTCGAGTGCTTTAAACAGGTTGGAACGCAATTGGAACGATACAACTGACAGTGAAAAATTAAAACCTTATTACTTAGATTTAATTGCTCACCGCGATATATCGGCTGAAATTGCCAGTAAATGGAATATTGAACATGAATCGCCACAGGTATTGGTTATTGAAAATGGTAAATGTATTTACAACAACTCTCATTTGGGTATTGACTACGAAGAGCTAATGGCTCTTTAA